A DNA window from Ipomoea triloba cultivar NCNSP0323 chromosome 10, ASM357664v1 contains the following coding sequences:
- the LOC116033377 gene encoding probable LRR receptor-like serine/threonine-protein kinase At3g47570: MDRFFFFFPVALLCSFAASFTVTAHHNISTDQSALLALRAQITYDPHGILAENWTTNNNASVCNWIGVTCGQIHPRVESLNLSFMDLGNRLPPELGNLSFLVSLDLRGNHFQGGLPRDLVRLRRLRFMSFRDNKFSGEIPSWLGYLPRLKILILSNNSFTGSLPNSMFNVSKLEKVELQFNQLTGSIPATIFNITSLQVIDFSNNRLTGNLPRDICQNCSTYSKTEMDRFFFFFPVALLCSFAASFTVTAHHNISTDQSALLALRAQITYDPHGILAENWTTNNNASVCNWIGVTCGQIHPRVESLNLSFMDLGNRLPPELGNLSFLVSLDLRGNHFQGGLPRDLVRLRRLRFMSFRDNKFSGEIPSWLGYLPRLKILILSNNSFTGSLPNSMFNVSKLEKVELQFNQLTGSIPATIFNITSLQVIDFSNNRLTGNLPRDICQSLPRLRVISLSWNGLSGQLPPSLPQCSQLQVLSLFRNMFTGDIPRGIGNMTMLQELDLNSNLLMNPGTIPREIGNLTMLTHLGLGDLNLRGTIPSEFGDFRNIGRLVLHSNSLHGSIPPGIFNNTKLFLLSLTENNLSGNLPSNINLPNVEWLSIGVNYLSGVIPHTIFNASKLRTFDVVTNNFHGSIPTSLGQLRSIEHLGFGTNFFTEPYPELRFIDSLGNCNNLIYLSLSYNPLNAAIPSSVKNLSSLQYFLARNSGLKGTIARELGNLSSLVTINLGYNSLTGSIPITFQELSNLQGLGLNDNRIGGSIPEALCHLKNIGFLYLRGNQITGMIPGCLGNVTSLRRLYLSNNKLTSTLPASLGNLHDLLALYAYSNFLNGSIPEELGSLKVATEIDLSRNNFSGEIPRTLGGLNQLINLSLAQNQLQGPIPSSFGALVALERLDLSQNKLVGSIPNSFQSLQYLKHFNASFNQLSGEIPTKGPFANFTQDSFLSNVAFCGGSPHLQFPPCQPDSPKSAMKSKTRKLLIILAPIGSIVLILGITMVFLRFRAKKSIPTITTIFPAITHERISYYELERATNGFSQENFLGKGSYGSVYKGVFLDGTNVAVKVFNLEIEGAFKSFDVECEVFRSIHHRNLVKVITSCSNLDFKALILRFMGNGSLEKWLYSDNLFLDILKRLDIIIDIASALEYLHHGYSIPIVHCDLKPSNILLDEDMVAHVSDFGITKLLGGGRDSAVRTKTLSTMGYIAPEYGSEGLVSTSCDVYSFGILAMETFTRRKSTDNSFSGDFSIRDWVAAALQNSSMVHIMEENMLISSDDDAGVAAAKVECVTLIMELGLRCSTQLSGERTSMEVALVSLKKIKAQLLPKLH; the protein is encoded by the exons ATGGAtagattcttcttcttcttccctgtAGCCTTGCTTTGTAGTTTTGCAGCTTCTTTTACAGTCACTGCCCACCACAACATATCTACTGATCAATCTGCCCTTCTTGCCTTAAGAGCCCAAATCACTTATGATCCTCATGGCATTTTAGCCGAGAATTGGACGACCAATAATAATGCCTCGGTTTGTAACTGGATTGGTGTCACTTGCGGCCAAATACACCCGAGAGTCGAGTCCTTGAACCTTTCGTTCATGGATCTCGGAAACCGCCTTCCTCCAGAACTAGGAAACCTCTCGTTTCTTGTTTCTCTCGACCTCCGTGGCAACCATTTCCAGGGCGGTTTACCCCGGGACCTGGTGCGTTTACGCAGACTGAGATTTATGAGTTTCAGAGACAATAAATTCAGTGGAGAGATTCCTTCATGGCTGGGGTACTTGCCTCGGCTTAAAATCTTGATATTGTCAAATAACAGCTTCACAGGAAGTCTCCCAAACTCCATGTTTAATGTCTCAAAGCTGGAGAAGGTGGAGTTACAATTTAATCAGCTCACAGGCTCTATACCTGCAACAATCTTCAACATTACATCCCTGCAAGTGATTGACTTCTCGAATAATAGATTAACTGGGAATCTTCCCCGGGATATCTGTCAAA ATTGTTCAACCTATAGTAAAACAGAAATGGAtagattcttcttcttcttccctgtAGCCTTGCTTTGTAGTTTTGCAGCTTCTTTTACAGTCACTGCCCACCACAACATATCTACTGATCAATCTGCCCTTCTTGCCTTAAGAGCCCAAATCACTTATGATCCTCATGGCATTTTAGCCGAGAATTGGACGACCAATAATAATGCCTCGGTTTGTAACTGGATTGGTGTCACTTGCGGCCAAATACACCCGAGAGTCGAGTCCTTGAACCTTTCGTTCATGGATCTCGGAAACCGCCTTCCTCCAGAACTAGGAAACCTCTCGTTTCTTGTTTCTCTCGACCTCCGTGGCAACCATTTCCAGGGCGGTTTACCCCGGGACCTGGTGCGTTTACGCAGACTGAGATTTATGAGTTTCAGAGACAATAAATTCAGTGGAGAGATTCCTTCATGGCTGGGGTACTTGCCTCGGCTTAAAATCTTGATATTGTCAAATAACAGCTTCACAGGAAGTCTCCCAAACTCCATGTTTAATGTCTCAAAGCTGGAGAAGGTGGAGTTACAATTTAATCAGCTCACAGGCTCTATACCTGCAACAATCTTCAACATTACATCCCTGCAAGTGATTGACTTCTCGAATAATAGATTAACTGGGAATCTTCCCCGGGATATCTGTCAAAGTCTGCCAAGACTCCGAGTGATTTCTCTTTCTTGGAATGGGCTGTCGGGCCAACTGCCACCAAGTCTGCCCCAGTGTTCACAGCTCCAGgttttatcattgtttaggaaCATGTTCACCGGAGACATACCTCGAGGGATTGGAAACATGACGATGCTCCAGGAGTTGGATTTGAACTCAAATCTTCTCATGAATCCCGGGACAATACCAAGAGAAATTGGGAACTTAACCATGCTCACTCATTTAGGCCTAGGAGACTTGAATCTTCGAG GTACCATTCCATCAGAATTTGGAGATTTTCGTAACATTGGAAGATTAGTGTTACATTCCAACAGTTTGCATGGTTCTATTCCGCCAGGGATATTTAACAACACAAAACTATTCCTCCTTTCACTCACCGAAAACAACCTTTCTGGCAATCTTCCAAGCAACATTAATCTCCCCAATGTTGAGTGGTTGTCTATTGGGGTTAACTATCTAAGTGGAGTCATACCACACACCATCTTTAATGCTTCTaaactaagaacttttgatgtgGTAACCAACAATTTCCACGGCTCGATTCCAACATCACTAGGCCAGTTAAGATCTATTGAACATCTAGGCTTTGGAACTAACTTTTTCACAGAGCCTTACCCTGAGCTTAGGTTCATTGATTCTTTGGGAAACTGCAATAACCTAATATACTTGTCTCTCTCATACAATCCTCTCAATGCTGCCATTCCTTCATCTGTAAAGAATCTTTCTTCTCTGCAATACTTTCTTGCAAGGAATTCTGGGCTTAAAGGAACAATTGCACGAGAATTGGGTAATCTGAGTAGTCTGGTAACAATAAATCTGGGGTACAACTCATTGACTGGATCTATTCCAATCACTTTTCAAGAATTATCCAATCTTCAAGGTTTGGGTCTTAATGATAACAGGATTGGAGGATCCATACCAGAAGCTCTTTGCCATTTGAAGAATATTGGTTTCCTATATCTGAGAGGAAATCAAATAACTGGTATGATTCCAGGGTGCTTGGGAAATGTGACTTCTCTAAGGAGACTCTACTTAAGCAATAACAAGCTCACTTCTACTCTACCTGCAAGCCTGGGAAACCTCCATGATCTGTTGGCTTTATATGCATATTCAAACTTTTTGAATGGAAGCATACCTGAAGAGCTAGGAAGTTTGAAGGTAGCAACAGAAATAGATCTGTCAAGGAATAATTTCTCTGGGGAAATTCCTCGAACACTTGGAGGGCTAAATCAGTTGATCAATCTCTCTTTGGCACAGAACCAATTACAAGGTCCAATCCCCAGTTCATTTGGTGCCTTAGTGGCACTAGAAAGACTTGATCTGTCTCAGAATAAACTGGTTGGTAGCATCCCCAACTCATTTCAATCACTGCAATATTTGAAGCATTTCAATGCCTCTTTCAATCAACTTTCTGGAGAAATCCCAACCAAAGGCCCTTTTGCAAACTTCACCCAAGATTCTTTTCTGTCAAATGTTGCATTTTGTGGTGGCTCTCCTCATCTGCAATTCCCTCCTTGTCAACCTGATTCACCTAAATCTGCCATGAAATCCAAAACCCGGAAATTACTGATAATTTTAGCCCCAATTGGCTCAATAGTGCTCATTCTTGGCATTACTATGGTGTTTTTAAGGTTTAGAGCGAAAAAAAGCATCCCCACTATAACAACCATATTTCCTGCTATAACACATGAGAGAATTTCTTATTATGAGCTTGAAAGGGCAACCAATGGATTCAGCCAAGAAAACTTTCTTGGAAAGGGAAGCTATGGATCAGTTTACAAAGGGGTGTTCTTGGATGGGACAAATGTTGCAGTGAAGGTTTTCAACCTGGAAATAGAAGGGGCATTCAAGAGTTTTGATGTGGAATGTGAGGTGTTTCGTAGTATTCACCATAGGAATCTTGTCAAAGTAATCACTAGTTGCTCAAACCTGGATTTTAAAGCCTTGATACTAAGATTCATGGGTAATGGAAGCCTGGAGAAGTGGTTGTATTCTGACAATCTTTTCTTGGACATCCTTAAGAGATTGGATATAATCATTGATATTGCATCCGCTTTGGAGTATCTTCACCATGGTTATTCTATTCCCATTGTTCATTGCGATTTGAAACCTAGTAATATCTTACTGGATGAGGATATGGTCGCTCATGTTAGTGATTTTGGCATTACGAAGTTGTTGGGTGGAGGTCGGGATAGCGCGGTAAGAACAAAGACCCTGTCAACTATGGGGTATATTGCACCCG AATATGGGTCAGAGGGCTTGGTATCGACGAGTTGTGATGTCTAT
- the LOC116031461 gene encoding uncharacterized protein LOC116031461 produces MVGKVAKIPMNRHRILRCDKTDIDFSGDPAINLSDTVFEFLDDERERSSSSTYSICDNNVRDEDDENGEKEIVEDSDFWENQYNLLHATLCRTTSAESRIRSITKETLKEAKQAGKVCACQKPVDGGCRSCLMNEVFRRLQNAGFNSAICKSKWKSLSDIPSGEHTFVDVVENPNPKRGEIRIIIEVNFRGEFEMARSNEEYGRLVTSLPEVFVGKIERLLSVIKIMCTAAKRCMKERKMHLGPWRKQKYMQAKWLRTCHRTTTAPEFAGYGGRAPRPTASMLTVDLLEHLPGLHRTAVAVV; encoded by the exons ATGGTGGGAAAAGTAGCTAAGATTCCGATGAATCGTCATCGGATTTTGAGGTGTGACAAAACGGACATCGACTTTTCCGGCGACCCGGCCATTAATTTGTCCGATACCGTCTTCGAGTTTCTCGACGATGAACGTGAACGATCGTCGTCGTCCACGTACTCCATCTGCGATAATAATGTAcgtgatgaagatgatgaaaacgGAGAAAAAGAAATCGTTGAAGACAGTGATTTCTGGGAAAATCAATACAATCTCTTACAT GCTACGCTATGCAGGACCACATCGGCAGAATCAAGAATCCGAAGTATCACTAAAGAAACATTAAAAGAAGCAAAGCAAGCCGGAAAAGTGTGTGCTTGTCAGAAACCGGTGGACGGCGGCTGCCGGAGCTGCCTAATGAATGAGGTTTTCCGGCGTCTACAAAACGCTGGTTTCAACTCCGCAATTTGCAAGTCTAAGTGGAAGAGCCTATCAGATATTCCATcag GTGAACACACATTTGTAGACGTGGTGGAGAATCCAAATCCCAAAAGGGGAGAAATTCGGATCATAATCGAAGTAAATTTTCGAGGGGAGTTTGAGATGGCGAGATCAAATGAAGAGTACGGGCGACTGGTGACGAGCCTGCCGGAAGTTTTCGTCGGAAAAATAGAGAGGCTATTGTCGGTGATCAAGATCATGTGCACGGCGGCGAAGAGGTGCATGAAGGAGAGGAAAATGCACCTGGGTCCTTGGAGAAAGCAAAAGTACATGCAAGCCAAGTGGCTCAGAACGTGCCACCGCACCACCACGGCGCCGGAGTTCGCCGGTTACGGTGGCCGAGCGCCACGGCCTACGGCGTCGATGCTCACCGTTGACTTGCTCGAACATTTGCCCGGTTTGCACCGCACCGCGGTGGCGGTCGTGTGA
- the LOC116032882 gene encoding uncharacterized protein LOC116032882 codes for MATGSLGLRSSGSYGSLQQNHFISSSFPIPPRKPLKTFKEKEGWFHRILKFAARKKVGLLLLCAVSAAVFVWVLYVDKGEDARGPEIPTISINATMKDRENSIEPEEKNNIHKTLLAKPNNNKGIASTDQPPSLPRVYFTGYTLPPGNPCEGFTLPPPPADKKRTGPRPCPVCYLPVEEAIALMPTAPSFSPVLYLNYIHEETPSTNEFGGSEFGGYPSLRQRDESYDIRESMSVHCGFVKGVKPGRATSFDIDDKDLDEMEACEGVVVASAIFGAFDLIHQPKNISEYARENVCFYMFVDEGTEAFLRNSGDLNSSSRIGLWRIVVVHNLPYSDARRNGKIPKLLLHRLFPNSRYSLWIDGKLELVVDPYQILERFLWRRNASFAISRHYKRFDVFAEAEANKAAGKFDNASIDLQVEFYKKEGLTPFSAAKFPITSDVPEGCVIIREHIPISNLFTCLWFNEVDRFTPRDQISFSTVRDKIRSRTNWNVEMFLDCERRNFVVQGYHRDILEHQAPPPPPHATIRDRALKTSKYSGATAKLLARRIGDPRSRHRQE; via the exons ATGGCTACAGGGTCATTGGGTCTTCGTTCTTCTGGAAGTTATGGATCTCTGCAGCAAAACCATTTCATAAGCTCTTCATTTCCTATCCCACCAAGAAAACCTCTGAAGACATTTAAGGAGAAAGAAGGATGGTTTCATAGGATCCTCAAATTTGCAGCTAGAAAGAAGGTTGGCTTGCTGCTCTTGTGTGCTGTTTCTGCTGCAGTGTTTGTTTGGGTCTTGTATGTAGACAAAG GTGAAGATGCCCGAGGACCTGAAATTCCTACAATCAGTATTAATGCTACTATGAAAGATAGAGAAAATTCTATAGAAcctgaagaaaaaaataatattcataaaactttGCTGGCGAAACCAAATAATAACAAAGGAATTGCATCAACCGATCAGCCTCCTTCTCTTCCTCGTGTGTATTTTACGGGATACACACTTCCTCCCGGAAATCCTTGTGAAGGTTTCACATTACCTCCACCGCCTGCAGATAAGAAGAGAACTGGACCAAGGC CATGCCCAGTGTGTTACCTTCCTGTGGAAGAAGCTATTGCATTAATGCCAACTGCACCGTCTTTTTCCCCTGTTTTGTATTTAAACTATATACATGAAGAAACTCCAAGTACAAATGAGTTCGGAGGTTCGGAATTTGGTGGATATCCCTCATTGAGGCAAAGGGATGAGTCCTATGATATACGAGAGTCGATGAGTGTGCATTGTGG ATTTGTCAAAGGGGTCAAACCTGGACGTGCTACAAGTTTTGACATTGATGATAAGGACCTCGATGAGATGGAAGCTTGTGAAGGTGTGGTGGTTGCATCAGCAATATTTG GGGCCTTTGATCTAATACACCAACCGAAGAACATAAGTGAATATGCTCGGGAAAATGTGTGCTTCTATATGTTTGTGGATGAGGGAACAGAAGCATTCCTAAGAAATTCGGGTGACCTGAATAGTAGCTCGAGAATTGGATTATGGAGAATTGTCGTTGTTCACAATCTACCTTATTCTGATGCAAGGCGCAATGGGAAG ATTCCGAAGCTTCTACTTCATAGGTTATTCCCAAATTCCCGCTATTCTCTGTGGATTGATGGAAAACTCGAACTAGTTGTGGATCCATATCAAATACTCGAAAG gTTCTTGTGGAGAAGAAATGCCAGTTTTGCAATATCAAGGCACTATAAGCGCTTTGATGTGTTTGCGGAAGCAGAAGCTAATAAGGCAGCCGGGAAGTTTGACAATGCTTCCATCGATCTCCAGGTTGAATTCTACAAAAAGGAGGGCCTAACGCCATTTTCTGCCGCTAAATTCCCAATCACAAGTG ATGTGCCCGAGGGATGTGTGATTATTCGTGAGCACATTCCCATTTCCAACCTCTTCACTTGTCTCTGGTTCAACGAAGTAGACCGGTTCACCCCGAGGGACCAGATTAGCTTCTCCACGGTGAGGGACAAGATCAGGTCGAGAACAAACTGGAATGTGGAGATGTTCCTGGATTGCGAAAGGCGCAACTTTGTTGTTCAG GGGTACCATAGAGATATTCTCGAGCACCAGGCTCCCCCACCTCCACCCCACGCCACCATTCGTGATCGAGCTCTTAAGACATCAAAGTATAGTGGTGCAACTGCAAAGCTTCTGGCTAGGCGCATTGGAGACCCGAGGTCCAGACATCGCCAAGAGTAA